CGAGATGCAGTGAAAGTGTCCCTAACTGTCCGTCCGTTACTCTGGAATGAAAATATCTGCGTCTGGTCCACGAGAGTGCGGGGGTTATGTCAGTTCTCTCCTGAAGGTCCTCGGTGAATGCCTGCTGCTGAAGCTGccgagttgttgttttttttgggacGGGacgtggggtgggggggtagctTAGTAGCTCTGTGCCACCGGCGCCCAGGAGGCGGCCAGCCTGGCGATGGAGCTCTCGAACTGGGCCTCGCCGCCGCCCACCTCCCCCAGGCTGCTGTCGTACATGGGGGAGGCGGAGGAGGCCGGGAGAGCGGAGGTCAGCCCCGAGTAGGAGACTGAGGAGCCGCGGAGGAACTGCGACGTCAGGCCGCTGGAGATGGAGCTCGACGGGGAGCCGGGGTTCAGAGACGTGCCGGCCACCGACCACAGACTCGGGTACTGActgcagagagaggagagagagggtcaGGGACGGGAATTTGTTTTGGTGGGTAACAATAAGAGGTCCGCCCCGATCCCCATACGTTAAAATGCATGTGCTTCCAACTTATTCTTTGGGACATCTTAAACAAGAGAGCTTGTAATGAGTGATTCTTGCAAAAAATGGAACACACTAGTAAGTAAacaatgaataaaatatatatgcaaatgCCTAGTGTACGGGTTACACAGGCAGCCGAGGGGCCGCTCCCCAAGCTGCTGCGGGACATTAGGACACACAACGCAGCTGACCTGGCGTTGGACGGGGCGTTGCTGGCGTGCGAGAGAGCCGGCATCGCACTGGAGCTGGGGATCTGCAGCGTTGACCAGCTGTCGTGAGGCGCCAGGCCGGAGGAGGACGGGTCCATGTAGTTGTCTGAAAAGATGAGGTACTTATTAGCCATGACTGGGGGCAGGGGGTCTTAGCATTGGACAGAGCACAGACCAGTCAGAAATAAAGGGTTCCAGAGGCACATCTTCACGGAAATGATATCACACATTCCTCTTTGTGTTCATCTGCCTGGTGACAGTTAACCAGTATACCAGAGACAATTTGAAATGGTTTGTTTACTAAAACTCAGCCCTGTGTatctttattattactattatgaaTCATAATAATCTGAATACCTTATTACTATATGGAGCCAAGTATTTGTGATCGTCTCAGAGTGACAGTTTTTGCATCTTTAGACACTGCTTACGTCAAGATAAACTACGATCTGGCCACTATTCCCATGGACGGAGTGTGTCTCCTAGTTCTCCGTTCATTCAGAGAAAGGAGACACTGTCCTGCTGTCCAAGCTGCCTGAAGCACTGAGTAGACACTCCCCTCAATGTGATTCAAAACAGCTTTCTATTACGTGAGCTCAGAGTCATAGCTTCGTCATGCTGGACAGCTCAGTCAGTGCAATGGCTCTGTGTTagaaacactctctctctcctgtctctgcAGGCGGAAACGGGCAGATTGCCGATTTGTCGCGCTCTCCCTTACTTGTGCTGGAGTTGCGGTGGGGGTAGTGGCTGGGGTACGGCGCAGCCCGGTGACCCCGCAGGCCGGAGTATCGCTCGCAGTAGGACCCCGAAGAGAGGCCGGGCCCCCCGCTGAACTGAGGAGGGCTGCTGCTGGGGCAGATAGAGTTGTTACTGGGCAGAAACCAGCCGCCAACTGTGGAGAAGGGGAAGACATAGGACAAGGCAATAAGCAACACGGTGTACGGTAGAGGGCTTAATTTAAGGCTGCCGGTTGACCCCCTGACTCTTAAACACTGATGCCAAACGATCCTGTCTTACAAAGCAAGTCATTTTTTATATCAGTTGCTTACTTTGCGAGTACCCAGACTGCTGGTTGTCCCCGTTGTGATCTGGCACATCCTTGTGATCGCTCCTGTGAATTATTCAAGACAGAACATTTATATCCACACAGATTTCTTATTAAAATCAAACTATTTTACAAATAGTATTCTCTCATCTATGTTCATATTcttattttaaaaccattaatacaGGGGTAGTAAACATTCTCACACAGCAGAATATATTAtgaaaataattcatttttacGTGTATTATTACTGGGGGGACAtttacatatgtatgtgtggtCTTACATATATCTTTCTCAAGGACGCTTCTATTTATCTTGCAAATCTGTAGTTATATCGATAGGTTGTTTCTGTTTATCAAGGTTAATTGGCTGTTTTGTCTTACCTCTCCTTTGCATCGAGAAATGCCTTGGCGAACGGGTTGTGCTTTATCTTCAGGGCCGTGAtctgagagaggggagagatgTAGGCTGTGTTCACTCTCTGGCCACTACAGTTCACACAGGGCTGAAACTGTCCCCAAACAGACTGGACACTAGACACAGTTCTTCTGTATGGAAGGTTTGTCCATGACActcaaatattgatttaaagatTTTGAATAAGAAAAAGGTTGGGAAATTAGCCTTACACAAATTAATAGCCTAATTCaatgatttttatatttaacttgaagaattttcatttaa
This is a stretch of genomic DNA from Amia ocellicauda isolate fAmiCal2 chromosome 11, fAmiCal2.hap1, whole genome shotgun sequence. It encodes these proteins:
- the tbxta gene encoding T-box transcription factor T-A, producing the protein MSSSNTDQRLDHLLSAVESEFQKGSEKGDASERDIKVGLEDHELWMKFKELTNEMIVTKTGRRMFPVLRVNVSGLDPNAMYSVLLDFVAADNNRWKYVNGEWVPGGKPEPQSPSCVYIHPDSPNFGAHWMKAPVSFSKVKLSNKLNGGGQIMLNSLHKYEPRIHIVKVGGVQKMISSQSFPETQFIAVTAYQNEEITALKIKHNPFAKAFLDAKERSDHKDVPDHNGDNQQSGYSQIGGWFLPSNNSICPSSSPPQFSGGPGLSSGSYCERYSGLRGHRAAPYPSHYPHRNSSTNNYMDPSSSGLAPHDSWSTLQIPSSSAMPALSHASNAPSNASQYPSLWSVAGTSLNPGSPSSSISSGLTSQFLRGSSVSYSGLTSALPASSASPMYDSSLGEVGGGEAQFESSIARLAASWAPVAQSY